The Helicobacter canis genomic sequence TAATGCGGTGCAGATTTTCTACAAAGATGGTAGCAAGAGTGAAAAGGTAGAGGTGGAGTATCCTATCGGGCATAAACGCAGAAGAGCAGAGGGAATCCCTGTGCTTGTGGCTAAGTTTGAACGCAATATTGCCCTGAAACTTAGCCCTAAAAAATGCGAGCAGATTAAGGCTGTTTGCAGTGATCAGGGTAAGCTAGAATCTATGGCGTTTAATGAATTTAGTGATTTATTTGCGTTGTAGTGCCTTGCTTGATAGCTAGAATCTAACTAGATTCTAGCTATCTTTTTATTTCTTAAAACTACTAATGATTTATCCCACACAAGACCAAGCTAAATATTTCATCTAAATAATGCTATAATAGCGCATTCTATCTAGAGGTTGCACTATGCGGTTACGACTTAATCAAATTGAATATATCGCCAATAAAATAGCACTTGATTTATATAACTCTAGCTTGCTTGTGTTGCAAGTCCCCATTGAGAGTATCGCCAAAGTGGCAAAGGGTATCCTTGAAGCGGATGTGAAAGAGGAGCTAGCAATTGACCTGAAAGCTCAAGAGCTGCTAGAGAAGAATCAAAGTGAAGTTGAGTTTTTGCGTGTTGATGAGCGCAAGCTCTTTGGTATGATCAAGCGGCAGATCGCTGATGAGCGGCGGTTTTTGCTCTTTTGGGATGATCGATATAATGCACTTTCACACAAAATTCTAGATACGCTAATTGAGAAAAAATATGTGCAGTTTAATGTCAATAAAAATCAAATTAAAAATATCATTTTTAAGGCGATTGATAGCTTTGCCAAAATGCACGATGAGATCCAAGATGAGATTGTGGAGAAAATCAAAAACTACAAACGCAAACTTCTTGTAGGCACAGATGAGTATGAGCTGATTTATGACAAGCTTTATGAAGAAGAGTTACGCAAAAAGGGCTTTATGTAAGCCCGATAAATGGAGATGATATGGCAGATGATATAAGACCAGCTTGGGTGTATTGTGCTAATGGCGTGTATTTTCAAGCGCAAGCATTTTCTGGAAGTGGCACGATGGTGGGGGAAATTGTCTTTAATACTTCCTTGACCGGCTATCAAGAAATCATCACAGATCCTAGCTATGCTGGGCAGTTTATTGTCTTTACTATGCCAGAGATCGGGATTGTAGGTGTGAATGAGCAAGATTGCGAGAGTAGAGATGTGTTTGCTTCTGGGGTGATTGTGCGACATTATGATGATACTATCTCGAATTTTCGCGCACAAGAGAGCCTAAAATCCTTCCTTGATGAGCGCAATATCCTTGGGATTTGCGGTGTGGATACGCGTGCATTGGTGAAAATGATCCGTGCGCAAGGATCGATGATGATGGTTGCTTCAAGCGATATTAGTGATAGAGATGAGCTAGCTAGGATCTTGCGAGACTCCCCTGCAATCGAGCAACAAAACCATATTGAAAATGTCTCTACAACTAGTGATTTTACACATACGCAAGGCGTGTATGAGTTCACGGATTTTTCTTATAGTAAGCCTATCACGCGCTATAAAGTAGCAGTGATTGATTTTGGAGCAAAACGCAATATTTTAAACGAGCTTGTGAGTGCTGGGCTTTTGGCAAAAGTATATCCGCATACATTTTGTGCTGATGAGCTATGCAAAGCCTTTGAAAAAGGTGAGATTGATGGGGTGTTTTTATCCAATGGTCCGGGTGATCCCAAAATGCTTAGTAAAGAAGTGGGAGAAATCACCAAGCTAATTGCAGCAAAAATCCCTATTTTTGGGATCTGCCTAGGACATCAGCTCCTAGCCCTAGCGCACGGCTATGAAACTTATAAGCTAAAATTTGGGCATCACGGCGGCAATCACCCTGTGAAAAATCTTTTGGACAATTCTGTAGAGATCACATCGCAAAACCACAACTATTGTGTCCCAGAATCCATTGAGCAAGTCGCTGTTGTAACACATAGAAATCTTTTTGATAATACCATTGAGGGCGTGGCTTATAAAAATGCGCCGATTTTTTCCGTGCAGCACCACCCAGAGGCAAGCCCCGGTCCTAGAGAGTCGCGCAATATTTTTGAGTGTTTTGCCAAGCTTATTGATGAGCGAAGAAACCACGATAGGGCTAGTCGTTAAGGTTTGTTTTATAAATTTTAGTTTAGAATTAGCCCCTTATTTTGCTACGGACAGATGGGTGAGTGGCTGAAACCACACCCCTGCTAAGGGTGCAGATCTTAACGGGTCTCGAGGGTTCAAATCCCTCTCTGTCCGCCACTTGACATTTATTTCACTTTCACTTTTTTGATTTTTTTGCAAATAAACCCCCCACAACCCCCTACCTATCGCAAACTGACTTTCACTTTTTTGATTTTTCATACAAAACACTTGCAAAAACTTTTAGTTTTTATTGGGAAGTTTATTGGAAAGGTAAAATTTTCGCATATATTGTATTACGCGCACGCGTATATATTTATCTCTATTCTCTATTAGAGAGGGGAATTTTTTTGAGAAAAACCCTTGCAATGTCCTACCTAACGATGTTTTATAACAATTTTGTATTCAAAACAAGTTCCATTCTGGCGACCTACAAATACCGCCAAAATTCCCCAAAAAGTAGTCTATAATATACCAATAATTCTAATTATTTACGAACTTT encodes the following:
- the carA gene encoding glutamine-hydrolyzing carbamoyl-phosphate synthase small subunit — translated: MADDIRPAWVYCANGVYFQAQAFSGSGTMVGEIVFNTSLTGYQEIITDPSYAGQFIVFTMPEIGIVGVNEQDCESRDVFASGVIVRHYDDTISNFRAQESLKSFLDERNILGICGVDTRALVKMIRAQGSMMMVASSDISDRDELARILRDSPAIEQQNHIENVSTTSDFTHTQGVYEFTDFSYSKPITRYKVAVIDFGAKRNILNELVSAGLLAKVYPHTFCADELCKAFEKGEIDGVFLSNGPGDPKMLSKEVGEITKLIAAKIPIFGICLGHQLLALAHGYETYKLKFGHHGGNHPVKNLLDNSVEITSQNHNYCVPESIEQVAVVTHRNLFDNTIEGVAYKNAPIFSVQHHPEASPGPRESRNIFECFAKLIDERRNHDRASR
- a CDS encoding DUF507 family protein, whose product is MRLRLNQIEYIANKIALDLYNSSLLVLQVPIESIAKVAKGILEADVKEELAIDLKAQELLEKNQSEVEFLRVDERKLFGMIKRQIADERRFLLFWDDRYNALSHKILDTLIEKKYVQFNVNKNQIKNIIFKAIDSFAKMHDEIQDEIVEKIKNYKRKLLVGTDEYELIYDKLYEEELRKKGFM